In a single window of the Hoeflea algicola genome:
- a CDS encoding DMT family transporter, with translation MKILTAAKIIFAMFLWASCYPLITIGIAYAPHLSFATLRAVIAGVTLLAIALALRCPFPRSWKTWITLAAIGFGATSLGYFGMFHAAEFVSPGIATVITNTQPLMAAALAGVVLGERLTAWGKSGLVLGFLGIVVIAAPRLFGGGQESYLIGITYIILAALGITISNVMLKRIADTVDPLMAISVQLLIGSIPLAMIAVLTEDFTVIEWSPGFLFALVGLAVFGSALVYVIWMSVLAEVPLSKANAFSFLVPIFGLTMGLLYYGESLGWPELIGTSLSLVGVMMVIRKGIAPPTLFGASA, from the coding sequence GTGAAAATACTGACCGCCGCAAAGATCATTTTCGCGATGTTTCTCTGGGCGAGTTGTTATCCGTTGATAACGATTGGCATCGCCTATGCCCCGCACCTGTCGTTTGCAACCTTGCGGGCAGTGATCGCAGGCGTTACCCTGTTGGCGATCGCGCTGGCTTTGCGCTGCCCTTTTCCGCGCAGTTGGAAGACGTGGATCACCCTTGCAGCAATCGGGTTTGGGGCCACCAGCCTGGGGTATTTTGGCATGTTTCATGCGGCCGAATTCGTGTCGCCTGGGATTGCGACAGTTATCACAAACACCCAGCCCTTAATGGCTGCCGCCCTAGCGGGTGTCGTCTTGGGAGAGCGGCTGACGGCCTGGGGTAAATCGGGTCTTGTTCTGGGGTTTCTGGGAATCGTCGTCATCGCTGCACCACGATTGTTCGGAGGTGGTCAGGAGAGCTACCTAATCGGCATCACGTATATCATTCTGGCGGCTCTTGGCATCACTATCAGCAATGTGATGCTGAAACGGATTGCGGATACGGTCGATCCACTGATGGCCATCAGTGTCCAATTGTTGATCGGCAGTATCCCGCTGGCGATGATTGCCGTCTTGACTGAAGACTTCACGGTGATCGAGTGGTCTCCCGGATTTCTGTTTGCGCTGGTTGGCCTAGCGGTCTTTGGCTCCGCGCTGGTATATGTCATCTGGATGTCGGTTCTTGCAGAAGTGCCGCTGAGCAAGGCCAATGCGTTCAGCTTTCTTGTGCCGATATTCGGGCTTACAATGGGTTTGCTCTACTATGGCGAGTCCCTGGGCTGGCCGGAATTGATCGGCACGTCTCTTTCCCTTGTCGGCGTCATGATGGTCATTCGAAAGGGCATTGCACCGCCGACACTTTTTGGCGCTTCAGCGTAA
- a CDS encoding APC family permease has protein sequence MNKGSISLAGAVGMGTGVMIGAGIFALTGQIAQLAGPYFALSFVFGAIVTSFSAYSYIKMSNAWPSSGGIAMILQKAYGPGAIAAAAALLMALSMVISESLVARTFATYVLRPFDIAGGPLVPVLAVGVILFAFIVNASGNRSVGLLSIIMAVIKIGGIALFGIVALWSGGFTFAAASSTNSGFNLTGFIASVALSILAFKGFTTITNSGAEITDPHRNVGRTIMISIAICTVVYLLVAFAVGSNLSIDQIVAAKDYSLAEAASPALGQSGFYLTVVLAAVATASGVLASVFAVSRMLAMLTDMKMIPHSHFGMSGPIRSHTLVYTVVLASALAVFFDLSRIASLGAFFYLIMDMLVHWGVFRHLRHEIGAHGAVLLCAIAFDGFVLAAFTTMKLGSDPMIVLYAGAAISAVFISERIYLKRWTALEAVAKN, from the coding sequence TTGAACAAGGGCTCAATCAGTTTGGCCGGTGCCGTTGGGATGGGAACCGGCGTGATGATCGGTGCGGGTATTTTTGCGCTGACGGGGCAAATTGCGCAATTGGCCGGACCCTATTTTGCTCTGTCTTTCGTATTTGGTGCCATCGTGACGTCCTTCAGCGCGTACAGTTACATCAAGATGTCGAATGCTTGGCCGTCCTCTGGCGGGATAGCGATGATCTTGCAGAAAGCCTACGGGCCAGGCGCCATCGCCGCAGCGGCGGCATTGTTGATGGCGCTGTCCATGGTCATTTCGGAAAGCCTCGTGGCGCGGACATTTGCAACCTATGTATTGCGACCCTTTGATATCGCAGGGGGCCCGCTGGTGCCGGTATTGGCGGTCGGAGTCATCCTGTTTGCCTTTATCGTGAATGCTTCGGGCAACCGGTCTGTCGGTCTTTTGTCGATCATCATGGCGGTCATCAAGATCGGAGGAATTGCGCTCTTTGGCATCGTCGCGCTTTGGTCGGGCGGCTTCACGTTCGCAGCTGCAAGCAGTACCAACAGCGGCTTCAATTTGACCGGGTTCATTGCGTCTGTAGCCCTGTCGATCCTGGCCTTCAAAGGCTTCACAACTATCACCAACAGTGGTGCAGAAATCACCGACCCGCATCGCAATGTAGGCCGCACCATCATGATATCGATTGCCATTTGCACGGTAGTGTATCTGCTTGTCGCTTTTGCGGTCGGGTCCAATCTGTCGATTGATCAAATTGTTGCCGCCAAGGATTACTCGCTTGCCGAAGCGGCATCGCCGGCATTGGGCCAGTCTGGCTTTTACTTGACAGTCGTTTTGGCAGCTGTCGCCACCGCGTCAGGCGTGCTGGCGAGTGTATTTGCGGTGTCGCGCATGCTCGCAATGCTGACGGATATGAAAATGATACCTCACAGCCATTTTGGTATGTCGGGCCCGATCCGCAGCCACACTCTGGTCTACACGGTCGTTCTTGCTTCGGCGCTTGCGGTGTTTTTTGATCTGAGCCGGATCGCATCGCTAGGGGCATTCTTTTACTTGATAATGGACATGCTGGTGCATTGGGGCGTGTTTCGGCATTTGCGCCACGAGATTGGCGCGCATGGGGCCGTACTGCTTTGTGCGATTGCCTTCGACGGATTTGTTCTGGCAGCATTCACGACAATGAAATTGGGATCCGATCCTATGATCGTTCTATATGCAGGTGCCGCGATTTCAGCGGTGTTCATCTCCGAACGGATATACCTGAAGCGCTGGACGGCGCTGGAGGCAGTAGCGAAAAACTGA
- a CDS encoding RNA polymerase sigma factor — protein sequence MFAEQNNSATTISRRVVEAKLVESRNRFLGFLRRRLSRPQDAEDIFQDFCVKVLRHHAQIEDDERLDAWLGVTLKHTLTDHYRRQAARNRGAEAYVIETKVTQQEDIDVAEPACTCIAAAMKMLQPSQAELLARIDLRDEPRTAVATELGLNSNSLGVRVHRARTALRKKIAEVCKVCGEGGFMICDCDHSRGVRPSSTPRQFDAPTIV from the coding sequence ATGTTTGCTGAACAAAACAACAGTGCAACAACGATCTCGCGCCGAGTCGTTGAGGCAAAACTCGTCGAATCCCGCAACCGGTTCCTCGGCTTTCTTCGCCGGCGATTGAGCAGGCCACAGGATGCCGAGGATATCTTTCAAGATTTCTGCGTAAAGGTACTGCGCCACCATGCCCAGATTGAGGACGATGAGAGGCTGGATGCCTGGCTCGGCGTCACCCTGAAACACACCTTGACGGATCACTACCGGCGGCAAGCGGCGCGAAATCGCGGCGCAGAGGCCTATGTGATCGAGACCAAGGTGACCCAGCAGGAGGACATCGATGTTGCGGAGCCCGCGTGTACCTGCATCGCGGCGGCGATGAAGATGCTTCAGCCCTCTCAGGCAGAATTGTTGGCTCGGATTGATCTACGAGACGAGCCGCGCACGGCTGTCGCAACTGAACTGGGGCTGAACTCGAACTCTTTGGGAGTTCGGGTCCATCGCGCGAGAACAGCGTTGAGGAAAAAAATAGCCGAGGTCTGCAAAGTTTGTGGGGAAGGCGGCTTCATGATTTGTGACTGCGATCACTCCCGGGGCGTTCGGCCGTCGTCGACACCTCGCCAGTTCGATGCCCCAACGATAGTGTAA
- the lgt gene encoding prolipoprotein diacylglyceryl transferase: MEYTATLLSLMAFPDIDPVIFAIGPVQVRWYGLAYVIGILLGWRYARKLVENEKLWPASGPRMTALDIDDFLLWATVGIVAGGRIGYILFYDFAAVSANPVRALEIWNGGMSFHGGLLGTLVAMLLFAHKRSIPVFNLFDVVCAVVPVGLFFGRLANFINSELWGKLTDVPWAFVFPTGGPFPRHPTQLYEAALEGLLLLSVLAWLIYRRQALKHRGLVAGSFVTGYALSRIFVEFFREPDIQIGYLAGGWLTMGMVLSLPMLAVGLWVVATARARA, from the coding sequence TTGGAGTATACCGCAACGCTGTTGTCGCTCATGGCCTTCCCGGACATTGATCCGGTCATCTTCGCCATCGGCCCGGTTCAGGTGCGCTGGTATGGTCTTGCCTATGTCATCGGCATCCTGCTGGGCTGGCGGTACGCCCGCAAGCTCGTCGAGAACGAAAAGCTCTGGCCAGCCAGCGGTCCGCGCATGACAGCGCTCGACATCGATGACTTCCTGCTTTGGGCCACTGTCGGCATCGTTGCAGGCGGGCGCATCGGCTACATCCTGTTTTATGACTTTGCAGCCGTGTCGGCCAATCCTGTCCGCGCTCTGGAGATCTGGAATGGCGGAATGTCGTTCCACGGAGGCTTGCTCGGCACGCTCGTTGCCATGCTCCTGTTTGCCCACAAACGAAGCATCCCGGTCTTTAACCTGTTTGATGTAGTTTGCGCGGTCGTGCCTGTGGGCCTGTTTTTCGGCCGGCTGGCCAATTTCATCAACTCCGAACTCTGGGGCAAGCTGACGGATGTACCCTGGGCATTCGTGTTCCCCACCGGTGGCCCTTTCCCGCGTCACCCGACCCAGCTGTATGAAGCCGCACTCGAAGGCCTGCTGCTGCTCTCGGTGCTGGCATGGCTGATCTACCGCCGCCAGGCTCTCAAACATCGCGGCCTCGTCGCCGGCAGTTTTGTGACCGGCTATGCACTGTCGCGGATATTCGTCGAGTTCTTCAGGGAACCTGACATCCAGATCGGGTATCTCGCAGGCGGCTGGCTGACCATGGGTATGGTGCTGTCGCTGCCAATGCTGGCTGTCGGCCTCTGGGTCGTCGCCACCGCCAGAGCGCGCGCCTGA